In the Prosthecomicrobium sp. N25 genome, one interval contains:
- a CDS encoding beta-xylosidase has product MIEAAMIWNEPNNKSHWDPEIDPDWRLFAEMASAAGAAIRDVHPTLPRVLGGMSPIDPNFLVNLAGRGVLSHLDAVAVHGFPLDWNLWQIHEWPAKIDLIKAVTDLPVWVSEVGISTFGAEEVQVWGLDRTAELLIGKVPRIHWYSLFDLPQAWGATTRHKEAEGSSYYRHFYMGLIREDGTPKPALELFGDYTPHMGLCQWFHFEDPRLDDAVRWMKRLGVTYLRTGLSWADSFRPGALDWFDRQMEALADFQVTVTFCFTPEHRGIAPHHTSAPLDKTEFADFCARMIERYADRIVPLGAGTTPAQSLGVLS; this is encoded by the coding sequence ATGATCGAAGCCGCGATGATCTGGAACGAGCCGAACAACAAGTCCCATTGGGACCCGGAGATCGATCCGGACTGGCGCCTGTTCGCCGAGATGGCGTCGGCGGCCGGGGCGGCGATCCGGGACGTCCATCCGACGCTGCCGCGCGTCCTCGGGGGCATGTCCCCCATCGACCCGAACTTCCTGGTGAACCTCGCCGGGCGCGGCGTCCTCAGCCATCTCGACGCGGTGGCGGTCCACGGATTCCCGCTCGACTGGAACCTCTGGCAGATCCACGAGTGGCCCGCCAAGATCGACCTGATCAAGGCCGTGACGGACCTGCCGGTCTGGGTCAGCGAAGTCGGCATCTCCACCTTCGGGGCCGAGGAGGTGCAGGTCTGGGGGCTCGACCGGACCGCCGAGCTCCTGATCGGCAAGGTGCCGCGGATCCACTGGTACAGCCTCTTCGACCTGCCGCAGGCCTGGGGGGCGACGACCCGGCACAAGGAGGCCGAGGGCTCGTCCTACTACCGGCACTTCTACATGGGGCTGATCCGCGAGGACGGCACGCCCAAGCCGGCCCTGGAGCTGTTCGGCGACTACACGCCCCACATGGGCCTGTGCCAGTGGTTCCATTTCGAGGACCCGCGCCTCGACGACGCGGTGCGGTGGATGAAGCGGCTCGGGGTCACGTATCTGCGCACCGGGCTGTCCTGGGCGGACAGCTTCCGGCCCGGCGCGCTGGACTGGTTCGACCGCCAGATGGAGGCCCTGGCGGACTTCCAGGTGACCGTGACCTTCTGCTTCACGCCGGAGCACCGCGGGATCGCCCCGCACCACACGAGCGCGCCGCTGGACAAGACCGAGTTCGCCGACTTCTGCGCGCGCATGATCGAGCGCTATGCCGACCGCATCGTCCCGCTCGGGGCCGGGACGACCCCGGCCCAGTCCCTGGGGGTCCTGTCCTGA
- a CDS encoding PIG-L deacetylase family protein, with the protein MGAEVVPLPRAEAPATGPVTELAQFLDLVAAPGRPPIDAGQVMVVVAHPDDETLGAGALLPRLRGVRLVHVTDGAPLSMTDATAAGFSTREDYAAARLAELRAAMDLAGVPGDALHALGVIDQGVGDDLPGIARRLADLMAAFDTAIVLTHAYEGGHPDHDGVSYAVRAASDLLAAAGRRAPGIAEMPLYHADGAGLARQRFPAALDYDAPETGVLLDETARSLKRRMMECFRTQAYILDAFTSEVERFRLAQGLDHRLLPNSGDLWYERFAWGMTGPRWLALVAAADRALGLERP; encoded by the coding sequence ATGGGCGCCGAGGTGGTTCCGTTGCCGCGCGCCGAGGCGCCCGCCACGGGGCCGGTGACCGAGCTCGCCCAGTTTCTGGACCTGGTGGCGGCACCGGGCCGGCCGCCGATCGATGCGGGCCAGGTCATGGTCGTCGTGGCGCATCCGGACGACGAGACGCTCGGGGCCGGGGCGCTGCTGCCGCGCCTCAGGGGCGTCCGGCTCGTGCACGTGACGGACGGCGCTCCGCTCTCGATGACGGACGCCACGGCGGCCGGGTTCTCGACGCGCGAGGACTACGCCGCGGCGCGGCTGGCGGAGCTCCGGGCCGCGATGGACCTCGCCGGCGTTCCGGGCGACGCGCTCCATGCGCTCGGGGTGATCGACCAGGGCGTCGGCGACGACCTGCCCGGTATCGCCCGACGCCTCGCGGACCTCATGGCGGCCTTCGACACCGCGATCGTGCTGACCCACGCCTACGAGGGCGGGCACCCGGACCACGACGGCGTCTCCTACGCGGTCCGCGCCGCGAGCGACCTGCTCGCCGCCGCGGGGCGGCGGGCGCCGGGGATCGCCGAGATGCCGCTCTACCACGCTGACGGGGCCGGGCTCGCCCGCCAGCGCTTCCCCGCCGCCCTCGACTACGACGCGCCGGAGACCGGCGTCCTCCTCGACGAGACGGCCCGGAGCCTGAAGCGGCGCATGATGGAGTGCTTCCGGACGCAGGCCTACATCCTCGACGCCTTCACGAGCGAGGTCGAGCGGTTCCGGCTGGCGCAGGGGTTGGACCACCGACTGCTGCCCAATTCGGGCGACCTCTGGTACGAGCGCTTCGCCTGGGGCATGACCGGGCCGCGCTGGCTCGCGCTCGTCGCCGCCGCCGACCGCGCACTGGGCCTCGAACGGCCATGA
- a CDS encoding glycosyltransferase family 4 protein: MSWTILQVAYPFAPVGPDAVGGAEQVLSLLDRALTAAGHTSLVIATEGSAVAGTLLPVPAETGRLDDAVKARGRAQHRATIEAALQAWPVDLVHLHGLDFWAYRPAGVPMLATLHLPPGWYPEEAWRPDPHLFLNPVSGAQARACPPGARLLEPIANGVPVEALAAEPDRAREDFCLVLGRICPEKGIHLALEAARLAGVTLLVGGAVFPYAEHERYFAEEVRPRLDAHRRFLGPLGFAQKRDLLSRAKALLVPSLAPETSSLVAMEALACGTPVIAFPAGALPEIVEPGETGFLVDGVEAMARAIGRADEIDRRHCRRVARERFSGGRMAQGYFAAYRAILDRVAGRREPVGVLP, translated from the coding sequence ATGAGCTGGACGATCCTGCAGGTCGCCTACCCGTTCGCCCCGGTGGGGCCGGACGCGGTCGGGGGCGCCGAGCAGGTCCTGAGCCTCCTCGACCGGGCGCTGACGGCCGCCGGCCACACCTCGCTGGTCATCGCCACGGAAGGGTCGGCGGTCGCCGGAACGCTCCTGCCGGTGCCGGCCGAGACCGGACGGCTCGACGACGCGGTCAAGGCGCGCGGCCGGGCGCAACACCGGGCCACCATCGAGGCCGCCCTGCAGGCCTGGCCGGTCGATCTGGTGCATCTCCACGGCCTCGACTTCTGGGCCTACCGGCCCGCCGGCGTGCCGATGCTCGCGACCTTGCACCTGCCTCCGGGGTGGTATCCGGAGGAGGCCTGGCGGCCCGACCCGCATCTCTTCCTCAACCCCGTCTCGGGCGCGCAGGCGCGGGCCTGCCCGCCCGGGGCCCGTCTGCTGGAGCCGATCGCCAACGGGGTGCCGGTGGAGGCGCTCGCGGCGGAGCCGGACCGGGCGCGGGAGGACTTCTGCCTGGTGCTCGGCCGGATCTGCCCCGAGAAGGGCATCCACCTCGCGCTCGAGGCCGCCCGGCTCGCCGGCGTGACCCTCCTGGTCGGCGGCGCCGTCTTCCCTTACGCGGAGCATGAACGCTACTTCGCCGAGGAGGTCCGCCCCCGCCTCGACGCGCATCGCCGCTTCCTCGGTCCGCTCGGCTTCGCGCAGAAGCGGGACCTGCTCTCCCGCGCGAAGGCGCTGCTCGTCCCGAGCCTCGCCCCGGAGACCAGTTCGCTCGTCGCCATGGAGGCGCTCGCCTGCGGCACGCCCGTGATCGCCTTCCCGGCCGGAGCGCTGCCGGAGATCGTCGAGCCGGGCGAGACGGGCTTCCTGGTCGACGGCGTGGAGGCGATGGCCCGGGCGATCGGACGGGCGGACGAGATCGACCGCCGGCACTGCCGCCGCGTGGCGCGCGAACGCTTTTCCGGCGGGCGCATGGCGCAGGGCTACTTCGCGGCCTATCGGGCCATCCTCGACCGCGTCGCCGGGCGGCGCGAGCCCGTCGGCGTGCTCCCGTGA
- a CDS encoding GNAT family N-acetyltransferase, translated as MTPTLAIDTIEDGAGLESLAPEWSTLWAAIPAASPFQRPEWALAWWRHFRPGRLRAIAVREDGRLVGLAPLWHESGELGERLLPVGIGVGDILDILAEPQRRSPVLAAIADAIGRMPGWSAFDAPDCRPGSSLAALPAPVGSVPARAPGETTPALDLTGPADPDGLPLRIPAPWRRNLRRARRLAGEAGTMRIERREADPAGFLGVLEALHGSRWRERGEAGVLADPRVIAFQREALAGLAAAGLARLAVLAIDGRPAGAYYGLRTVGRAYAYIGGFDPAFAAVSPGTILLGDAIAAARAEGLEVFDFLRGAEAYKYRWGAVDAPALHLTWRRP; from the coding sequence GTGACCCCGACGCTCGCCATCGACACCATCGAGGATGGCGCCGGCCTGGAGTCCCTGGCGCCGGAGTGGTCGACGCTGTGGGCCGCGATACCGGCCGCCTCCCCGTTCCAGCGGCCCGAATGGGCGCTCGCCTGGTGGCGCCACTTCCGACCGGGACGGCTGCGGGCGATCGCGGTCAGGGAGGACGGCCGCCTCGTCGGTCTGGCGCCGCTCTGGCACGAGTCCGGCGAGCTCGGCGAAAGACTGCTGCCGGTCGGGATCGGGGTCGGCGACATCCTCGACATTCTGGCCGAGCCGCAACGGCGGTCCCCGGTGCTCGCCGCGATCGCCGACGCGATCGGGAGGATGCCGGGCTGGTCCGCGTTCGACGCGCCGGATTGCCGGCCCGGCTCGTCCCTCGCCGCCTTGCCGGCCCCGGTCGGGTCGGTCCCGGCCCGTGCTCCCGGCGAGACCACCCCGGCGCTGGACCTGACCGGCCCGGCCGACCCGGACGGCCTGCCGCTCCGGATTCCGGCCCCCTGGCGCCGCAACCTGCGGCGGGCCCGCCGGCTCGCGGGCGAGGCCGGCACGATGCGGATCGAACGTCGCGAGGCGGACCCGGCGGGTTTCCTGGGCGTGCTGGAGGCTCTGCACGGCTCGCGCTGGCGCGAACGGGGCGAAGCCGGGGTCCTGGCCGATCCGCGCGTAATCGCCTTCCAGCGCGAGGCGCTCGCGGGCCTGGCCGCGGCCGGTTTGGCGCGCCTCGCCGTGCTGGCGATCGACGGCCGGCCGGCCGGGGCCTACTACGGCCTGAGGACGGTCGGGCGCGCCTACGCGTATATCGGCGGCTTCGATCCCGCCTTCGCGGCCGTCAGCCCCGGCACGATCCTGCTCGGCGACGCCATCGCGGCGGCGCGCGCCGAAGGGTTGGAGGTCTTCGACTTCCTGCGGGGCGCGGAGGCCTACAAGTACCGCTGGGGGGCGGTCGACGCCCCGGCGCTGCACCTGACCTGGCGGCGGCCGTGA
- a CDS encoding class I SAM-dependent methyltransferase gives MTAEAVLAAILEGRIPVGSGLARLLGEAETPEAVTRLLDRARAAPAEAARLRELRTLLAAHPDAWAAVRRVLAAVPHDAVPADPEAVPGHWARLFDAAVSASPEASVALLSLGDAGRLADATAEIVAWLDARGLLAAGRRVLDLGCGIGRLEAALAGRVAAVVGLDVSPGMVREAERRSAGLPGVRYACGSAHQLPEEIGEGFDLAVAVDSFPYLTAAGAGLARLALREAGRVLEPGGDLVIINYAYGLAPEEELARLRADLDGAGFVGVSADPAPFRLWDGRAFHMKRRAAALP, from the coding sequence GTGACCGCGGAGGCCGTGCTGGCCGCGATCCTGGAGGGTCGCATTCCGGTCGGCAGCGGTCTCGCGCGCCTGCTCGGGGAGGCCGAGACGCCCGAGGCGGTGACCCGTCTTCTGGACCGCGCCCGGGCCGCGCCGGCCGAGGCGGCGCGGCTCCGTGAGCTTCGGACGCTCCTGGCCGCCCATCCGGATGCCTGGGCGGCCGTGCGCAGGGTCCTGGCGGCCGTGCCCCACGACGCGGTGCCGGCCGATCCGGAGGCGGTGCCGGGCCACTGGGCGCGCCTCTTCGACGCGGCCGTGTCCGCCTCGCCCGAGGCGAGCGTCGCGCTGCTCTCGCTCGGGGACGCGGGGCGGCTCGCGGACGCGACCGCCGAGATCGTCGCCTGGCTCGACGCGCGGGGCCTGCTGGCCGCCGGCCGGCGGGTCCTCGACCTCGGCTGCGGGATCGGCCGGCTCGAGGCCGCGCTCGCAGGCCGGGTGGCGGCGGTCGTCGGCCTCGACGTGTCGCCCGGCATGGTCCGCGAGGCGGAGCGGCGCAGCGCGGGGCTTCCCGGGGTGCGCTACGCCTGCGGGTCGGCCCACCAGCTCCCGGAGGAGATCGGGGAGGGGTTCGACCTGGCGGTCGCGGTGGACAGCTTCCCGTATCTGACCGCGGCGGGCGCGGGTCTCGCCCGCCTCGCGCTCCGCGAGGCGGGCCGCGTGCTCGAGCCCGGGGGAGACCTGGTGATCATCAACTACGCGTATGGGCTCGCGCCGGAGGAGGAGCTCGCCCGTCTCCGGGCCGACCTCGACGGCGCCGGCTTCGTCGGCGTCTCGGCCGACCCGGCGCCGTTCCGGCTGTGGGACGGACGGGCGTTCCACATGAAACGCCGGGCTGCAGCGCTGCCATGA
- the tam gene encoding trans-aconitate 2-methyltransferase, giving the protein MAQDWQPALYARYGDERLQPVLDLLARVPFDRPRRVVDLGCGAAASTVPLVERWPEAEVVGLDTSPAMLKAARERLPGTAFVQGDVATWAPAEPVDLLFANAVLQWVPDHGALLPRLMGLLAPGGALAVQMPDNLSEPSHALMRELAAEAPFAAALRDAAGARTEIAGSDRLYDMLAPHAASVQIWRTVYHHPLAGPDAIVEMVRSTGLRPFLDPLGEADRVAYLARYTDRIAAAYPRRADGRVLFRFPRLFFVAVR; this is encoded by the coding sequence ATGGCCCAGGACTGGCAGCCCGCCCTCTACGCCCGCTACGGGGACGAGCGCCTGCAGCCGGTGCTCGACCTCCTGGCGCGCGTGCCGTTCGACCGCCCCCGGCGCGTCGTCGACCTGGGCTGCGGGGCGGCGGCCTCGACGGTGCCGCTGGTCGAGCGATGGCCGGAGGCCGAGGTGGTGGGTCTCGACACGTCCCCCGCGATGCTGAAGGCGGCGCGCGAGAGGCTGCCCGGCACGGCCTTCGTGCAAGGCGACGTCGCCACCTGGGCGCCGGCCGAGCCCGTGGACCTCCTCTTCGCCAATGCGGTGCTGCAGTGGGTGCCGGACCACGGGGCGCTGCTGCCGCGCCTCATGGGCCTGCTCGCGCCGGGCGGTGCCCTCGCGGTGCAGATGCCCGACAACCTCTCCGAACCGAGCCATGCGCTCATGCGCGAGCTGGCGGCCGAGGCCCCGTTCGCGGCCGCGCTCCGGGACGCGGCCGGGGCCCGGACCGAGATCGCCGGGTCGGACCGCCTCTACGACATGCTCGCCCCCCATGCGGCCTCGGTGCAGATCTGGCGCACCGTCTACCATCACCCGCTCGCCGGCCCGGACGCCATCGTGGAGATGGTCCGGTCGACCGGACTGAGGCCGTTCCTCGACCCGCTCGGGGAGGCGGACAGGGTCGCCTACCTCGCCCGCTACACCGACCGGATCGCGGCCGCCTATCCGCGGCGCGCGGACGGGCGGGTGCTCTTCCGCTTTCCGAGGCTCTTCTTCGTGGCTGTCCGCTGA
- a CDS encoding DUF6455 family protein has translation MQGLDEAVRRNAFLAAVIQWWRDRRLKGRRSELDELDDHELARMAGELGITRADLVTLVEDGGQSAGLMKRMLASHHIAALDLERRLPEVYRDMAVHCAGCTEKGRCAHELDAGTAAVHAEQFCPNADTIRALLA, from the coding sequence ATGCAGGGTCTAGACGAAGCCGTGCGCCGCAACGCCTTCCTGGCGGCGGTGATCCAATGGTGGCGCGACCGGCGCCTGAAGGGCCGCCGGAGCGAGCTTGACGAGCTGGACGACCACGAACTCGCCCGCATGGCGGGGGAGCTCGGAATCACGCGCGCCGACCTCGTCACGCTGGTCGAGGACGGCGGGCAGTCGGCCGGCCTGATGAAGCGGATGCTGGCGTCCCACCACATCGCCGCGCTCGACCTGGAGCGCCGGCTGCCGGAGGTCTACCGCGACATGGCGGTGCATTGCGCCGGCTGCACCGAGAAGGGCCGCTGCGCGCACGAGCTCGATGCCGGCACGGCGGCGGTCCATGCCGAGCAGTTCTGCCCGAACGCGGACACCATCCGAGCTCTGCTGGCCTGA
- a CDS encoding disulfide bond formation protein B, with translation MFDRLLARPQTTAAALILLGGLAAILAAWGYELIGGYVPCKLCLEQRDPYYLGLPVALLALLSDRLGGPAWLTRGALAAVALIFAYGAALGIYQAGSQWGFWAGPTDCGATRGATIPGAATDLLGSLNKVKIASCTEVDWRMLGLSFAGWNAVVSAGIVVLALAGAVLRPRAAA, from the coding sequence ATGTTCGACCGATTGCTGGCGAGACCGCAGACGACCGCCGCGGCCCTGATCCTCCTCGGCGGGCTGGCCGCCATCCTGGCGGCCTGGGGCTACGAGCTGATCGGCGGCTACGTGCCCTGCAAGCTCTGCCTGGAACAGCGGGATCCCTATTACCTCGGGCTGCCGGTCGCGCTCCTGGCACTCCTGTCCGATCGCCTCGGCGGACCCGCCTGGCTGACCCGGGGCGCGCTCGCCGCGGTGGCCCTGATCTTCGCCTACGGGGCCGCGCTCGGCATCTACCAGGCCGGCTCCCAATGGGGCTTCTGGGCGGGCCCGACCGACTGCGGCGCCACCCGCGGCGCCACCATCCCGGGCGCGGCCACCGACCTTCTCGGCAGTCTCAACAAGGTGAAGATCGCCAGCTGCACCGAGGTGGACTGGCGCATGCTCGGCCTGTCCTTCGCGGGCTGGAACGCCGTCGTCAGCGCCGGCATCGTCGTCCTGGCGCTCGCGGGCGCCGTGTTGCGCCCGCGCGCCGCCGCGTGA
- a CDS encoding YqaA family protein, whose product MLRRLYDWTLSLAARKSAEWWLAIIAFVESSIFLVPADVLFLPMALARPDRAWRYALIATVASVLGGIAGYYVGYYAYETVAKPILAFYGKLDTFEQLRGSAGRDAILLMLVTSGLAHLPPIKVVTILSGAAAVDMWVFVLSCILARGARFFALAWLLRRYGEPIRAFVEERLGTIAAVAAAAIILLYLLVRYAH is encoded by the coding sequence ATGCTGCGCCGCCTCTACGACTGGACCCTGTCGCTCGCCGCCCGCAAGTCCGCCGAATGGTGGCTGGCGATCATCGCCTTCGTGGAGAGCTCGATCTTCCTCGTGCCGGCCGACGTGCTGTTCCTGCCGATGGCGCTGGCCCGGCCGGATCGCGCCTGGCGCTACGCGCTGATCGCCACCGTGGCGTCGGTGCTCGGCGGCATCGCCGGCTACTACGTCGGCTACTACGCCTACGAGACGGTCGCCAAGCCGATCCTCGCCTTCTACGGCAAGCTCGACACCTTCGAGCAGCTGCGCGGATCCGCGGGCCGCGACGCGATCCTCCTCATGCTGGTGACTTCGGGCCTGGCGCACCTGCCGCCCATCAAGGTCGTCACCATCCTGTCCGGCGCGGCCGCCGTCGACATGTGGGTCTTCGTGCTGTCCTGCATCCTCGCCCGCGGCGCCCGCTTCTTCGCGCTGGCCTGGCTCCTGCGCCGCTACGGCGAGCCGATCCGGGCCTTCGTGGAGGAGCGGCTCGGCACGATCGCCGCCGTCGCGGCGGCCGCCATCATTCTGCTCTACCTCCTCGTCAGATACGCGCACTGA
- a CDS encoding enolase C-terminal domain-like protein, whose product MALTITSALVRPLMVPVKFALGTSAAVLGAVPVVLLDLGTDQGVTGRSYVFAYTRAGARGVAGHIQEIVDAVRGQPLTPLRLQRLMRRRLALIGLVGTVRMALSAVDVALWDATGLSAGLPLCTLLGGDPAPIRAYDSRGLGLMEPDRLADEAEALLAAGLPAVKLRLGYPTLSQDLAAIGAVRRRIGDGITLMVDYNQALTPQEAVERGVAIEREGGVAWIEEPIRHDDHRGNARIAGRLTMPVQLGENFNGPEAMLEALSAEACDLVMPDVARIGGVTGWMQAAGLAAARDVDISSHLMPEISVHLLAASPTADWLEYVDWADAFVQEPLRIDGGSVSPPPKPGLGLVWDEDRIARLESI is encoded by the coding sequence ATGGCGCTGACCATTACATCCGCCCTCGTCCGTCCCTTGATGGTCCCGGTCAAGTTTGCACTGGGGACAAGTGCGGCCGTCCTCGGCGCGGTTCCGGTCGTCCTGCTGGACCTCGGGACCGACCAGGGGGTGACCGGTCGGTCCTATGTCTTCGCGTATACGCGGGCAGGCGCACGGGGCGTTGCCGGGCATATCCAGGAGATCGTGGACGCGGTTCGGGGCCAGCCCCTGACACCCCTGCGGCTTCAGCGGCTCATGCGGCGCAGGCTTGCGCTGATCGGGCTGGTGGGGACGGTGCGGATGGCGCTGTCGGCGGTCGACGTCGCCCTTTGGGACGCGACGGGCCTTTCGGCCGGTCTGCCGCTCTGCACGCTGCTCGGGGGCGATCCCGCCCCGATCCGGGCCTATGACAGCCGCGGCCTGGGGCTCATGGAGCCCGATCGACTCGCCGACGAGGCGGAGGCCCTGCTCGCCGCCGGGCTCCCGGCCGTCAAGCTCCGGCTCGGCTATCCGACCCTTTCGCAGGATCTGGCGGCGATCGGGGCCGTCCGCCGCAGGATCGGGGACGGCATCACCCTGATGGTGGACTACAACCAGGCCTTGACCCCCCAGGAGGCTGTGGAGCGTGGGGTTGCGATCGAGCGGGAGGGCGGGGTCGCGTGGATCGAGGAGCCGATCCGGCACGACGATCACAGAGGCAATGCCAGGATCGCGGGCCGCCTGACCATGCCGGTTCAACTCGGCGAGAACTTCAACGGTCCGGAGGCCATGCTGGAGGCCCTGTCGGCCGAGGCCTGCGACCTCGTCATGCCCGATGTGGCCCGGATCGGGGGCGTGACCGGATGGATGCAGGCGGCCGGCCTCGCTGCCGCCCGGGACGTCGACATCTCTTCACACCTGATGCCGGAGATCAGCGTGCATCTGCTCGCCGCCTCCCCGACCGCCGATTGGCTCGAGTATGTCGACTGGGCCGATGCCTTCGTGCAGGAGCCTCTGCGCATCGATGGCGGATCGGTGTCGCCGCCGCCGAAACCGGGGCTGGGGCTCGTCTGGGACGAGGACCGGATCGCGCGGCTGGAGTCGATCTGA
- a CDS encoding ZIP family metal transporter, giving the protein MPIWAEAALWGLVGGSALVAGALVAWWVQVPARLVAAVMAAGSGILISAVSFDLMDEALARGGFAATALGFLGGAAAYTAANVAIVRRGGAHRKRSGTSEGETQRGDSGSGLAIAIGALMDGIPESVVIGASLLEGTGVSLVTVAAVFLSNLPEGLSSAAGMLRAGRSPRYVFTVWVGIALASGAAALLGNVLLAGAAPAVIAATTAVAAGAILAMLADTMIPEAFERTHEYAGLITVCGFLAAFLLTKIGDEADRSARPAPAVSSRPDGAGVRPDGAGP; this is encoded by the coding sequence ATGCCGATTTGGGCCGAAGCGGCGCTCTGGGGTCTCGTCGGGGGATCGGCGCTGGTCGCGGGGGCCCTGGTCGCCTGGTGGGTCCAGGTGCCGGCCCGGCTGGTGGCGGCCGTGATGGCGGCCGGAAGCGGAATCCTGATCTCCGCGGTTTCCTTCGATCTCATGGACGAGGCCCTCGCCCGCGGCGGCTTCGCGGCGACCGCCCTCGGGTTTCTGGGCGGCGCGGCCGCCTACACGGCGGCCAATGTCGCCATCGTCCGGCGCGGCGGCGCGCACCGCAAGCGGTCCGGCACGAGCGAGGGGGAGACCCAGCGGGGCGACAGCGGGTCGGGCCTGGCGATCGCCATCGGGGCCCTGATGGACGGCATTCCCGAATCCGTGGTGATCGGGGCTAGCCTGCTCGAGGGTACCGGGGTGAGCCTCGTCACGGTCGCGGCGGTGTTCCTCTCCAACCTGCCGGAGGGGCTCTCCAGCGCGGCCGGCATGCTGCGGGCCGGCCGCTCGCCGCGCTACGTCTTCACCGTGTGGGTCGGGATCGCGCTCGCCTCGGGAGCCGCGGCCCTCCTGGGAAACGTCCTGCTCGCCGGGGCGGCACCGGCCGTCATCGCGGCCACGACCGCCGTTGCGGCCGGGGCCATCCTGGCGATGCTGGCCGACACGATGATCCCCGAGGCGTTCGAGAGGACCCACGAGTACGCCGGACTGATCACGGTCTGCGGGTTCCTGGCCGCCTTCCTGCTGACCAAGATCGGCGACGAGGCGGACCGCTCCGCCAGGCCGGCGCCGGCCGTCTCCTCGCGCCCGGACGGGGCCGGGGTCCGCCCGGACGGCGCCGGGCCCTAG
- a CDS encoding SDR family NAD(P)-dependent oxidoreductase: MHPAIRPGAAAVVTGAASGIGLAIAHRLAEAGMRVAMVDLPGDTLDKAAATVPGAVAMPADVSDRSALEALAAGVSARLGTPSVLVNNAGIQPGSSIFDAEGTWERILAVNLQGVIRGSQVFAPAMIAAGTPGLIVNTGSKQGITTPPGDPAYNVAKAGVKVFTEALQHALRNTPGCRIEARLLIPGFVFTSLTAHGRSEKPAGAWTPEQVADFLMDALDRPDFYVLCPDNDVDRPTDERRILWAAGDIVENRPPLSRWHPDYAEAFKAWLAGR; this comes from the coding sequence ATGCATCCAGCCATCCGCCCCGGAGCCGCCGCCGTCGTGACCGGCGCCGCATCCGGCATCGGCCTCGCGATCGCCCACCGCCTCGCCGAGGCGGGCATGCGCGTGGCCATGGTCGACCTGCCGGGCGACACGCTCGACAAGGCCGCCGCCACAGTCCCGGGCGCCGTCGCGATGCCGGCCGACGTCTCAGACCGGAGCGCCCTGGAGGCCCTGGCCGCGGGCGTCTCGGCCCGGCTCGGGACCCCCTCCGTGCTGGTCAACAACGCCGGCATCCAGCCCGGCAGCTCGATCTTCGACGCCGAGGGGACCTGGGAGCGGATCCTCGCCGTCAACCTTCAGGGCGTGATCCGCGGCTCCCAGGTCTTCGCCCCGGCCATGATCGCGGCCGGCACGCCCGGCCTCATCGTCAACACCGGGTCCAAGCAGGGCATCACCACGCCTCCGGGCGACCCGGCCTACAACGTCGCCAAGGCGGGCGTGAAGGTCTTCACCGAGGCCCTGCAGCATGCGCTGCGCAACACGCCCGGCTGTCGTATCGAGGCGCGCCTGCTCATCCCGGGCTTCGTCTTCACGTCCCTCACGGCCCATGGCCGCTCCGAGAAGCCCGCCGGGGCCTGGACGCCCGAACAGGTCGCCGATTTCCTGATGGACGCCCTCGACCGCCCCGACTTCTACGTCCTCTGCCCCGACAACGACGTCGACCGCCCCACCGACGAGCGGCGCATCCTCTGGGCCGCCGGCGACATCGTGGAGAACCGGCCGCCCCTGTCGCGCTGGCATCCCGACTACGCCGAGGCCTTCAAGGCCTGGCTCGCCGGCCGTTGA